From the genome of Bradyrhizobium sp. SZCCHNS1050, one region includes:
- a CDS encoding acetamidase/formamidase family protein, with the protein MAHHHLHASPETCHWGFFESRLKPVLTIDSGDEVTIDSISGGPDVVPDTSKFHVPPELFDVHARSERMVPGHILTGPIAVKGAEVGDVLEVDILDVQLRQDWGYNFIRPLAGTLPDDFHESRLMNIPLDKDRMVGKLPWGLELPLAPFFGVMGVAPPPAWGRITSLIPRAMGGNLDNKELGAGAKLYLPVFVPGALFSCGDGHGVQGDGEVCVTAIETALQGRFRLTVRKDLKFDYPRAETATHYMTMAMDPDLDQCAVKALRDMIVLLGEKRNLSREDAYTLCSLAADLRVTQTVNGSKGIHCMIAKAVVHG; encoded by the coding sequence ATGGCCCATCACCATCTGCACGCGAGCCCCGAGACCTGCCACTGGGGCTTCTTCGAATCCCGGCTGAAGCCGGTGCTCACGATCGACAGCGGTGACGAGGTCACGATCGATTCGATCAGCGGCGGGCCCGACGTGGTGCCCGACACCAGCAAATTCCATGTGCCGCCGGAATTGTTCGACGTCCACGCCCGCAGCGAGCGCATGGTGCCCGGCCACATCCTGACCGGCCCGATCGCGGTCAAGGGCGCCGAGGTCGGCGACGTGCTCGAGGTCGACATCCTCGACGTCCAGCTGCGGCAGGACTGGGGCTACAATTTCATCCGGCCGCTGGCGGGCACCCTGCCCGACGATTTCCACGAGAGCCGGCTGATGAACATCCCGCTCGACAAGGACCGGATGGTCGGCAAGCTGCCGTGGGGCCTGGAGCTGCCGCTGGCGCCGTTCTTCGGCGTGATGGGCGTGGCGCCGCCGCCGGCCTGGGGCCGCATCACCTCGCTGATCCCGCGCGCGATGGGCGGCAATCTCGACAACAAGGAGCTCGGCGCCGGCGCCAAGCTGTATCTGCCGGTGTTCGTGCCCGGCGCACTGTTCTCCTGCGGCGACGGCCACGGCGTGCAGGGCGACGGCGAGGTCTGCGTCACCGCGATCGAGACCGCGCTGCAGGGGCGTTTCCGTCTCACTGTGCGCAAGGATCTCAAATTCGACTATCCGCGCGCCGAGACGGCCACCCACTACATGACCATGGCGATGGACCCCGACCTCGACCAGTGCGCGGTGAAGGCGCTGCGCGACATGATCGTCTTGCTCGGCGAGAAGCGCAATCTGTCGCGCGAGGACGCCTATACCCTGTGCAGCCTCGCCGCCGACCTGCGGGTGACCCAGACCGTCAACGGCTCCAAGGGCATTCATTGCATGATCGCGAAGGCGGTGGTGCACGGGTGA
- a CDS encoding YdcF family protein: MFFVLSKTLGLLALPTNFMIALGLAGAILMLTRFAVLGRRLVVSAMLLLAIVGLTPLGSLMLYPLESRFPKWDPANGAPDGIIVLGGPVDSDLSVMYGMPVTVAGADRVIQAAALARRYPNARILFTGGSANLIATEAKEADVGAEILLSLGVPKERLLLERQSRNTYENAIFSKAMISPKPGERWLLVTSAYHMPRSVGLFRKAGFPVEPYPVDWRVGRVLDFDGISLLGLRRADIAVREWVGLVAYRLRGRIDDLFPGPA; the protein is encoded by the coding sequence ATGTTCTTTGTCCTGTCGAAGACGCTCGGCCTGCTGGCACTGCCGACCAATTTCATGATCGCGCTGGGCCTCGCAGGCGCCATCCTGATGCTGACCCGGTTTGCCGTGCTGGGGCGCAGGCTCGTGGTGTCTGCCATGCTGCTGCTGGCGATCGTCGGCCTGACGCCGCTCGGCAGCCTGATGCTCTATCCGCTGGAGAGCCGGTTTCCGAAATGGGACCCGGCGAACGGTGCGCCCGACGGCATCATCGTGCTCGGTGGTCCCGTCGATTCCGATCTCTCGGTGATGTACGGCATGCCGGTGACGGTGGCGGGCGCCGATCGGGTGATCCAGGCCGCCGCGCTGGCGCGGCGCTATCCGAACGCGCGCATCCTGTTCACCGGCGGCAGCGCCAATCTGATCGCGACCGAGGCCAAGGAGGCCGACGTCGGCGCCGAGATCCTGCTCAGCCTCGGCGTGCCGAAGGAGCGGCTGTTGCTGGAGCGGCAGTCGCGCAACACCTACGAGAATGCGATCTTCTCCAAGGCGATGATCTCCCCGAAGCCGGGCGAGCGCTGGCTGCTGGTGACCTCGGCCTATCACATGCCGCGCTCGGTCGGGCTGTTCCGCAAGGCCGGCTTTCCGGTCGAGCCCTATCCGGTGGACTGGCGCGTCGGCCGCGTGCTCGACTTCGACGGCATCTCGCTGCTCGGCCTGCGCCGCGCCGACATTGCGGTGCGCGAATGGGTCGGGCTCGTGGCCTACCGCCTGCGCGGCCGCATCGACGATCTGTTTCCGGGACCGGCCTAG
- a CDS encoding tetratricopeptide repeat protein has product MTRSDRKEGAKRATAGPGGTPVLSPAALYEAGLHHLGGGRLLDAQMCCEQALAADPAHADSLALMGIIALQTGQHDHAVAWFSRAIRQTPKIDYLTSLGFTLKQMGRLDDALAVFDKAIQLKPDEAELWKHMGGVLLALDRGAEALLSYQHALTIDPSHREAAFQSGLLLHQQQRYEEAAQAFTICLTQQPNDLQSLQMRARCLRELKHYDAYLADCERAHALAPTEAMVCNNLGDAFVCLGRSAEALPWFDQALALRPDFVEVLLNKGFALMQLLRFEDAAAVYRQILALVPDHPKAAWQLAHIELQCGDFVSGWARREARWAMPDFSIDYPRFAESKCLGHEDIAGKTILIEEDEGFGDTIQFARYVPMVAARGAKVILVVREALRPLMAGIDGVTQCLAYAPDLQRPVFDMHCPVMSLPLAFGTTLDTIPPPSYLPPLPAERIAAWERRLGAHDRLRVGLVWSGNPHQGNDRNRSMPLATLLPLLDLGADFISLQKELRPADKAVLAQQSGIRDLTVELTDFVETAALISCLDVVVTVCTSVAHLAATLGRPTWIMLPHLADWRWLRDRDDSPWYPSARLFRQDSSCRYEPVVARVRGELAAKAASFCKTIA; this is encoded by the coding sequence ATGACCCGCAGCGACCGGAAGGAAGGCGCCAAGCGCGCAACGGCCGGCCCCGGCGGAACGCCCGTGCTGTCGCCCGCCGCGCTCTACGAGGCGGGACTGCATCACCTCGGCGGAGGGCGTCTGCTCGATGCCCAGATGTGCTGCGAGCAGGCGCTGGCGGCCGACCCGGCCCACGCCGACAGCCTTGCGCTGATGGGCATCATCGCGCTGCAAACCGGCCAGCACGACCATGCCGTCGCGTGGTTCTCGCGCGCGATCCGACAGACGCCGAAGATCGACTATCTCACCAGCCTCGGCTTCACCCTGAAGCAGATGGGCCGGCTCGACGACGCCCTCGCCGTCTTCGACAAGGCGATCCAGCTCAAGCCCGACGAGGCCGAGTTGTGGAAGCATATGGGCGGCGTGCTGCTGGCGCTCGACCGTGGCGCCGAGGCGCTGCTGAGCTATCAGCACGCGCTGACGATCGATCCTTCGCACCGCGAGGCCGCGTTCCAGAGCGGCCTGCTGCTGCATCAGCAGCAGCGTTATGAGGAAGCCGCCCAGGCCTTCACGATCTGCCTGACGCAGCAGCCGAATGACCTGCAGTCGCTGCAGATGCGCGCCCGGTGCCTCCGCGAGCTCAAACACTACGACGCGTATCTGGCCGATTGTGAACGCGCGCATGCGCTGGCGCCGACCGAGGCGATGGTCTGCAACAATCTCGGTGATGCCTTTGTCTGTCTCGGCCGCAGCGCGGAGGCGCTGCCGTGGTTCGATCAGGCCCTGGCGTTGCGGCCGGACTTCGTCGAGGTGCTGCTCAACAAGGGTTTTGCGCTGATGCAGCTCCTGCGTTTCGAGGATGCTGCTGCCGTCTACCGGCAGATTCTCGCGCTCGTCCCCGATCATCCCAAGGCGGCGTGGCAGCTCGCGCATATCGAGCTGCAGTGCGGCGACTTCGTCTCCGGCTGGGCCCGGCGCGAGGCGCGCTGGGCCATGCCGGATTTCTCGATCGACTATCCGCGCTTTGCCGAGTCCAAATGTCTGGGCCACGAGGACATCGCCGGCAAGACCATCCTGATCGAGGAGGACGAGGGTTTCGGCGACACCATCCAGTTCGCCCGCTACGTGCCGATGGTCGCCGCGCGCGGCGCCAAGGTGATCTTGGTGGTGCGCGAGGCGCTGCGGCCGCTGATGGCCGGCATCGACGGTGTGACGCAATGCCTCGCCTACGCGCCGGACCTGCAGCGGCCGGTCTTCGACATGCACTGCCCGGTGATGAGCCTGCCGCTGGCCTTCGGCACCACGCTCGATACCATTCCACCGCCAAGCTATCTCCCGCCACTGCCGGCCGAGCGCATCGCGGCCTGGGAGCGGCGGCTCGGAGCGCATGACCGGCTGCGGGTCGGCCTCGTCTGGTCCGGCAATCCGCATCAGGGCAACGATCGCAACCGCTCGATGCCGCTTGCGACCCTGCTGCCGCTGCTCGATCTCGGGGCGGATTTCATCAGCCTGCAAAAAGAGCTGCGGCCAGCCGACAAGGCGGTGCTGGCGCAGCAGAGCGGCATCCGCGACCTTACCGTCGAGTTGACCGACTTCGTCGAGACCGCGGCGCTGATTTCCTGTCTCGACGTCGTGGTCACCGTTTGCACCAGCGTCGCGCATCTCGCCGCGACGCTCGGACGGCCGACCTGGATCATGCTGCCCCACCTCGCCGACTGGCGCTGGCTCAGGGATCGCGACGACAGCCCGTGGTATCCGAGCGCGCGGCTGTTCCGGCAGGATTCGAGCTGCCGCTACGAGCCGGTCGTCGCGCGCGTGCGCGGCGAGCTGGCCGCGAAAGCGGCGAGCTTCTGCAAGACGATTGCCTAG
- a CDS encoding DUF169 domain-containing protein — MQQPNGTDRLDLAAMVADLNGLLRLKTTVIGIKMFARVEDMEAVEKIRRPNAVHTTDQIVSMASRLGWTVGITGDDLVGAQCRAVIGLGPQDDTWLEGANYVGVWHGTAEDARKRQEALDVVPFGRYQAMAVSPLSSGRLDPPDICLVYATPGQMIILINGLQYVGYKKFEWGVVGETACADSWGRALKTGEPSLSLPCFAERRYGGVPDEEMLMALKPSDLAKAIAGMKQLARNGLRYPIAPYGIQNDVRAGMNVSYGKK; from the coding sequence ATGCAACAGCCGAACGGGACGGACAGGCTGGATCTGGCGGCCATGGTGGCCGATCTCAACGGCCTGCTGCGGCTGAAGACGACCGTGATCGGCATCAAGATGTTCGCCCGCGTCGAGGACATGGAAGCGGTGGAGAAGATCCGCCGGCCCAACGCGGTGCACACCACCGACCAGATCGTCAGCATGGCCTCGCGGCTCGGCTGGACAGTCGGCATCACCGGAGATGATCTGGTCGGCGCGCAGTGCCGCGCGGTGATCGGGCTCGGCCCGCAGGACGACACCTGGCTCGAGGGCGCGAACTATGTCGGCGTCTGGCACGGCACGGCGGAGGACGCGCGCAAGCGACAGGAGGCGTTGGATGTCGTGCCGTTCGGCCGCTACCAGGCCATGGCCGTCAGCCCGCTGTCGAGCGGCCGGCTGGATCCGCCGGACATCTGCCTGGTCTATGCGACGCCGGGACAGATGATCATCCTGATCAACGGCCTGCAATATGTCGGCTACAAGAAGTTCGAATGGGGCGTCGTCGGCGAGACCGCCTGCGCCGACTCCTGGGGACGCGCGCTGAAAACCGGCGAGCCGAGCCTGTCGCTGCCATGCTTCGCCGAGCGCCGCTATGGCGGCGTGCCGGACGAAGAGATGCTGATGGCGCTGAAGCCATCCGATCTCGCCAAGGCGATCGCCGGCATGAAACAGCTTGCCAGGAACGGCCTGCGCTACCCGATCGCCCCCTACGGCATCCAGAACGACGTCCGCGCCGGAATGAATGTGTCTTATGGAAAAAAGTAG